In one Sulfitobacter sp. LCG007 genomic region, the following are encoded:
- a CDS encoding ABC transporter permease, whose amino-acid sequence MTDQPMPVPPRARPGFALARDGGAAIGALAVLVAAACALPMLAVTVAALVGGTESVSHLAETVLGRYTRTTVLLVAMVASGTFTLGVGAAWLVTMTRFPGARLFEVALVLPLAFPAYVLAYAYTSLLSHPGIVQATLRQVTGWGPRDYWFPEVHSVGGAATMLVLVLYPYVYLLARAAFLQQSATTFLAARALGAGAWRAFFRVSLPLARPAIAAGVLLTVMETIADFGTVSYFGVQTFATGIYTSWFALADRGGAAQLALCLLAFALLLALLERRQRGRAEYHDSSRRQQAMEPARLRGVSAGLAMAFCSLPVIFGAIVPVVVLLNMGIGSGQNLLSPRYLGFVTSSLSLAGIAATITVAAAVCVGFYRRLRPGRLAQGASYVARLGYAVPGGVIAVGLLVPFAAFDNALDAWMQASFGIRTGLLVTGSIWLMVIAYMVRFLAAALGAYEGGQSMVAANMDAAARSLGHGPLAALRRVHLPIIAPSLLTALLIVFVDVMKELPATLILRPFNFDTLAVQAYRLASDERLEGAAVPSLVIVAMGLLPVILICRQVGRQRA is encoded by the coding sequence ATGACGGATCAACCCATGCCTGTCCCGCCTCGTGCCCGCCCCGGCTTCGCCCTCGCCCGTGACGGGGGAGCCGCGATCGGCGCATTGGCCGTGCTGGTCGCCGCGGCCTGTGCGCTGCCGATGCTGGCCGTGACGGTCGCCGCGCTTGTCGGCGGAACCGAGTCGGTCAGCCACCTCGCCGAAACGGTACTGGGGCGCTACACGCGCACGACCGTCCTGCTGGTCGCAATGGTGGCCAGCGGCACTTTCACGCTCGGCGTCGGCGCCGCGTGGCTGGTGACGATGACACGCTTTCCGGGGGCGAGGCTTTTCGAGGTCGCTCTGGTGCTTCCGCTGGCGTTTCCGGCCTATGTGCTCGCCTATGCTTACACCTCGCTTCTGAGTCATCCGGGCATCGTGCAGGCGACGCTGCGCCAGGTGACGGGGTGGGGGCCTCGGGACTACTGGTTCCCCGAGGTCCATTCGGTCGGCGGGGCGGCGACGATGCTGGTCCTCGTGCTTTATCCTTATGTCTATCTTCTGGCCCGTGCTGCCTTTCTGCAGCAGAGCGCGACGACATTCCTTGCCGCGCGCGCGCTCGGGGCGGGGGCGTGGCGCGCCTTCTTCCGGGTCAGTCTGCCGCTGGCCCGGCCGGCGATAGCGGCGGGCGTCCTGCTGACGGTCATGGAGACAATCGCGGATTTCGGCACGGTCTCGTATTTCGGGGTGCAAACCTTCGCGACGGGCATCTACACAAGCTGGTTCGCGCTTGCCGACAGGGGCGGCGCGGCGCAGCTCGCGCTTTGTCTGCTGGCCTTCGCGCTTCTACTCGCGCTTCTCGAACGCCGGCAAAGGGGCCGGGCGGAGTATCACGACAGTTCGCGACGTCAGCAGGCGATGGAACCCGCCCGGCTGCGCGGCGTCTCGGCCGGTCTCGCCATGGCGTTCTGCAGCCTGCCGGTGATCTTCGGTGCGATCGTCCCCGTCGTCGTGCTGTTGAACATGGGAATCGGGTCGGGCCAGAATTTGCTGAGCCCCAGATACCTCGGTTTCGTGACCAGTTCGCTCAGCCTTGCGGGTATCGCTGCCACGATTACCGTCGCTGCCGCCGTCTGCGTCGGGTTCTACCGGCGGCTCAGGCCCGGTCGGCTGGCGCAAGGCGCGTCCTACGTGGCCCGGCTGGGATATGCCGTGCCGGGCGGCGTGATCGCCGTGGGCCTGCTGGTGCCTTTCGCGGCCTTCGACAACGCGCTCGACGCCTGGATGCAGGCGAGTTTCGGGATCCGCACCGGCCTGCTTGTGACCGGGTCGATCTGGTTGATGGTGATCGCCTACATGGTCCGCTTCCTCGCCGCGGCTCTCGGCGCCTACGAGGGAGGGCAGTCGATGGTCGCGGCGAACATGGATGCCGCCGCGCGCTCGCTCGGACATGGGCCTCTCGCGGCGCTGCGGCGCGTCCACCTGCCGATCATCGCGCCGAGCCTGCTGACGGCGTTGCTGATCGTCTTCGTCGACGTGATGAAGGAATTGCCCGCGACGCTGATCCTGCGGCCCTTCAACTTCGACACGCTTGCGGTGCAGGCCTACCGGCTCGCCTCGGACGAACGGCTCGAGGGCGCTGCGGTTCCGAGCCTCGTTATCGTGGCGATGGGGCTTCTGCCGGTGATCCTGATCTGTCGCCAGGTCGGACGGCAGCGGGCCTGA
- a CDS encoding MauE/DoxX family redox-associated membrane protein: MKDTTHNRQADLYRMVMEDHLCPYGLKAKDLLEREGFEVADHPLRSREETDAFKKQHDVKTTPQIFIAGERIGGLDGLREYLGKGAKGEDETTYTPVVALFGMAFAMSLAIAWHFTGSLLTFQIIGWFVAISMCLLALQKLRDVESFSTMFLNYDLLARRWVRYGYIYPFAEGLAGVLMLAGAFIWLAAPIALIVGTIGAVSVIKAVYIDKRELKCACMGGNSDVPLGFVSLTENLMMAGMGLWMLARMATG; the protein is encoded by the coding sequence ATGAAGGACACGACACACAATCGCCAGGCCGATCTCTATCGCATGGTGATGGAAGACCATCTCTGCCCCTACGGGCTCAAGGCCAAGGACCTGCTCGAGCGTGAAGGTTTCGAAGTCGCGGACCACCCGTTGCGCAGCCGCGAGGAGACCGATGCCTTCAAGAAGCAGCACGATGTGAAGACCACGCCACAGATCTTCATCGCGGGCGAACGTATCGGAGGTCTGGACGGCCTGCGGGAATATCTGGGGAAAGGAGCGAAGGGCGAGGACGAGACGACCTACACGCCTGTGGTCGCCCTGTTCGGGATGGCGTTCGCCATGTCCCTTGCCATTGCATGGCACTTTACAGGCTCGCTGCTGACCTTCCAGATCATAGGATGGTTCGTCGCCATTTCCATGTGTCTGCTCGCGCTTCAGAAGCTGCGCGATGTGGAAAGTTTCTCGACCATGTTTCTTAACTACGACCTGCTGGCCCGTCGCTGGGTTCGGTATGGCTATATCTACCCCTTCGCGGAAGGACTGGCCGGTGTGCTCATGCTGGCGGGCGCATTCATCTGGCTCGCCGCTCCGATCGCTCTCATTGTCGGTACGATTGGCGCTGTATCGGTCATCAAGGCGGTCTATATCGACAAGCGGGAACTGAAATGCGCCTGCATGGGCGGCAACAGCGACGTACCGCTGGGCTTCGTGTCGCTGACCGAGAACCTTATGATGGCCGGAATGGGGCTGTGGATGCTGGCCCGGATGGCCACCGGCTAG
- a CDS encoding phenylacetate--CoA ligase family protein, whose translation MSGFFDALETRSADARADALAKALPEQIARAQGLPGYSGRFEGVDAGAVTDAAALAQLPVLRKSELGQAQSASAPFGGFTTRPASGFTHVFQSPGPIYEPSSDAPDWWRMGRFLHAAGVGAGDIVQNCFGYHLTPAGAIFESGARAVGAAVLPAGTGQTELQVTAARDIGTTTYAGTPDYLKVILDKAEEMGVSLRITKAAVGGGALFPSLRQHYRDRGISCLQCYATADLGNIAYESAAMEGMIVDEGVIVEIVTPGTGDPVPDGEVGEVVVTTLNPDYPLIRFATGDLSAVMEGESPCGRTNMRIRGWMGRADQTTKIKGMFVRPEQVAALVGRHEEVAKARVIARREGEQDAMTVRIESPGGDIEAYAASVVATLKLKGAIEIVPPGSLPKDGLVIEDLRTYD comes from the coding sequence ATGAGCGGATTTTTCGACGCGCTGGAGACCCGCAGCGCTGACGCGCGGGCGGACGCGCTGGCGAAGGCCCTGCCGGAGCAGATCGCCCGGGCCCAGGGATTGCCCGGCTATTCGGGCCGGTTTGAGGGGGTCGACGCCGGGGCGGTGACGGATGCCGCCGCGCTGGCGCAACTGCCGGTCCTGCGCAAGTCGGAGCTGGGACAGGCGCAGTCGGCAAGCGCGCCGTTCGGTGGCTTCACGACCCGCCCGGCCTCGGGCTTTACCCATGTCTTCCAGTCGCCGGGCCCGATCTACGAGCCTTCCAGCGACGCGCCGGACTGGTGGCGGATGGGCCGCTTCCTGCATGCCGCGGGGGTCGGTGCGGGTGACATCGTCCAGAACTGCTTTGGCTATCACCTGACCCCGGCGGGGGCCATCTTTGAAAGCGGCGCGCGGGCGGTGGGGGCTGCGGTCCTGCCCGCCGGGACCGGCCAGACCGAATTGCAGGTGACCGCCGCGCGCGACATCGGAACCACAACCTATGCCGGCACGCCGGACTATCTGAAGGTGATCCTCGACAAGGCCGAGGAGATGGGCGTGTCGCTCAGGATCACGAAGGCCGCGGTCGGGGGTGGCGCGCTTTTCCCCTCGCTGCGCCAGCATTACCGCGACCGGGGCATCTCATGCCTGCAATGCTACGCCACGGCGGATCTGGGGAACATCGCCTATGAGAGCGCGGCGATGGAGGGCATGATCGTCGACGAAGGCGTGATCGTCGAGATCGTCACGCCCGGCACCGGCGATCCCGTCCCGGACGGGGAAGTGGGCGAAGTCGTGGTGACGACGCTTAATCCCGACTACCCGCTGATACGTTTCGCGACCGGTGATCTGAGCGCCGTGATGGAGGGAGAAAGCCCCTGCGGGCGGACCAACATGCGCATCAGGGGCTGGATGGGCCGGGCGGACCAGACCACCAAGATCAAGGGAATGTTCGTGCGACCCGAACAGGTCGCGGCGCTTGTCGGTCGCCATGAGGAGGTCGCAAAGGCAAGGGTGATCGCACGCCGCGAGGGAGAGCAGGACGCGATGACCGTGAGAATCGAAAGCCCGGGCGGCGATATCGAGGCCTATGCGGCAAGCGTGGTCGCGACGCTGAAGCTGAAAGGCGCAATCGAGATCGTGCCGCCGGGCAGCCTGCCCAAGGACGGCCTCGTCATCGAGGATCTGCGAACCTACGACTAG
- a CDS encoding ABC transporter ATP-binding protein: MPDAARTEDATLDTLLEVSNIEVIYNHVILVLKGVSLKVPKGGITALLGGNGAGKTTTLKAISGLLASERGEITKGAIHYRGTPLDKADPAETVKRGVVQVMEGRHCFEHLTVEENLLTGAYTRGDGKAAIQRDLEMVYDYFPRLRERRKSQAGYTSGGEQQMCAIGRALMSRPETILLDEPSMGLAPQLVEQIFEIVKSVNEKEGVTFLLAEQNTNVALRFAHYGYILESGRVVMDGPAADLRENQDVKEFYLGMSDEGRKSFRDVRSYRRRKRWLS, translated from the coding sequence ATGCCAGACGCGGCCCGCACGGAAGATGCCACGCTCGACACCTTGCTCGAGGTGAGCAACATCGAGGTGATCTACAATCACGTGATCCTTGTTCTCAAGGGCGTCAGCCTCAAGGTCCCCAAGGGCGGCATAACCGCGCTTCTCGGGGGAAACGGGGCGGGCAAGACCACGACGCTGAAGGCGATCTCGGGACTTCTCGCGTCCGAACGGGGAGAGATCACCAAGGGGGCGATCCATTACCGGGGCACGCCGCTCGACAAGGCCGACCCCGCCGAGACGGTGAAACGCGGCGTGGTACAGGTCATGGAGGGACGGCACTGTTTCGAACACCTGACCGTCGAGGAGAACCTCCTCACCGGGGCCTACACGCGCGGCGACGGAAAGGCGGCGATCCAGCGCGATCTGGAGATGGTCTACGACTACTTTCCCCGTCTCAGGGAGCGGCGAAAGAGCCAGGCGGGATACACTTCCGGGGGCGAGCAGCAGATGTGCGCCATCGGGCGGGCGCTGATGTCGCGCCCCGAGACGATCCTGCTTGATGAGCCGTCGATGGGTCTGGCGCCCCAGCTTGTGGAACAGATCTTCGAGATCGTGAAGTCGGTCAACGAGAAGGAGGGCGTGACCTTCCTGCTGGCCGAACAGAACACCAACGTAGCCCTGCGGTTCGCGCATTACGGCTACATCCTGGAATCGGGGCGCGTGGTGATGGATGGTCCCGCCGCCGACCTGCGCGAGAACCAGGACGTGAAGGAATTCTATCTCGGAATGTCCGACGAGGGTCGGAAGTCCTTCCGAGACGTACGCAGCTATCGGCGCCGCAAGCGCTGGCTCAGCTAG
- a CDS encoding ABC transporter substrate-binding protein has product MRLKMTTLALGALLATGPALADLVIPDLSYRTGPYAANGIPFSDGYQDYLTLLNERDGGIGGEKIRLVECETGYNTEKGVECYEATKGENPLVYQPLSTGITYQLIPKATADGIPMHTMGYGRTSAVNGEVFNWVFNYPANYWDAASVAIKYLLDENGGSLDGKKITLIYHNSAYGKEPIRTLEELAKKHGYELGLLPVDPPGQEQKSQWLQIRRDRPDYVIMWGWGVQNQVAIQEAANIRFPMENFIGIWWAGAEPDVLPAGDAANGYKALNMNMPGDYPVFADIRQYVVDAGKAAGDGSNVGNVLYTRGMYAAMLAAEAIKLAQEQTGSATIDAAAMRNAMESLNVTAATMEGWGAPGIGPEFNVSCQDHGGSGMGLIQQWDASAKEWKPLTGFIESDQEVIAPLVSEDAAAFAAENGITPGCL; this is encoded by the coding sequence ATGAGACTGAAGATGACGACCCTGGCTCTGGGCGCGCTGCTTGCGACGGGCCCGGCGCTTGCCGACCTCGTGATCCCGGACCTGAGCTACAGGACCGGGCCCTACGCCGCCAACGGCATCCCGTTCTCGGACGGCTACCAGGATTACCTGACATTGCTCAACGAACGCGACGGCGGGATCGGGGGCGAGAAGATCCGGCTGGTCGAATGCGAGACCGGCTACAACACCGAGAAGGGCGTCGAATGCTACGAGGCCACCAAGGGCGAGAACCCGCTTGTGTACCAGCCCCTGTCCACGGGGATCACCTACCAGCTGATTCCCAAGGCCACCGCCGACGGAATTCCGATGCACACCATGGGCTATGGCCGCACATCCGCGGTCAACGGTGAGGTCTTCAACTGGGTGTTCAACTACCCGGCCAACTACTGGGACGCCGCGAGCGTGGCGATCAAGTACCTGCTGGACGAGAATGGCGGATCGCTCGACGGCAAGAAGATCACGCTGATCTATCACAACTCGGCCTATGGAAAGGAGCCGATCCGCACACTCGAGGAACTGGCGAAGAAGCACGGCTACGAGCTTGGCCTGCTGCCCGTCGATCCGCCGGGCCAGGAACAGAAGAGCCAGTGGCTCCAGATCCGGCGTGACCGGCCCGACTACGTCATCATGTGGGGCTGGGGCGTTCAGAACCAGGTCGCGATCCAGGAAGCCGCCAACATCCGCTTCCCGATGGAGAATTTCATCGGCATCTGGTGGGCCGGGGCGGAACCCGACGTGCTTCCCGCAGGCGACGCGGCTAACGGCTACAAGGCGCTGAACATGAACATGCCGGGCGACTATCCTGTGTTCGCCGATATTCGCCAGTACGTCGTGGATGCCGGAAAGGCAGCCGGCGACGGTTCCAACGTGGGCAATGTGCTCTACACCCGGGGCATGTATGCGGCGATGCTGGCCGCAGAGGCCATCAAGCTGGCGCAGGAGCAGACCGGCTCCGCGACGATCGACGCCGCGGCGATGCGCAATGCGATGGAATCGCTGAACGTCACCGCAGCGACGATGGAAGGCTGGGGCGCGCCGGGGATCGGACCGGAATTCAACGTTTCCTGCCAGGATCACGGTGGTTCGGGCATGGGCCTGATCCAGCAGTGGGACGCATCCGCCAAGGAGTGGAAGCCCCTGACCGGCTTCATCGAATCCGATCAGGAGGTGATCGCGCCGCTCGTCAGCGAGGATGCAGCGGCCTTCGCGGCAGAGAACGGCATTACGCCGGGATGCCTCTGA
- a CDS encoding branched-chain amino acid ABC transporter permease encodes MLYREAGDFHTSYRQDGQTFPIRFDRYRYYAVLFVAVFVVPFLINDYWANSILLPFLIYAIAAIGLNILVGYCGQVSLGTGGFMAVGAYACYKLMTAMPEVSMFVHVILAGAITALVGVLFGLPSLRIKGFYLAVATLAAQFFLVWLFNRVPWFYNYSASGQINAPERDTFGILITGPNTEAWATYLFCLAFTIASALIARNLTRGAMGRQWMAIRDMDIAAEIIGVSPMRAKLTAFAVSSFFVGISGALFFSVYLGAVEVGEAFGINKSFLVLFMIIIGGLGSIFGSFAGAAFLVVLPVALKVVGSDILGWPTDVVAHLQLLIVGGLIVTFLIAEPHGLAQLWRVAKEKLRLWPFPY; translated from the coding sequence ATGCTCTATCGCGAGGCAGGCGATTTCCACACGAGCTACCGTCAGGACGGCCAGACCTTCCCGATCCGCTTCGACCGGTACCGCTATTATGCCGTGCTGTTCGTGGCTGTCTTCGTGGTGCCCTTCCTCATCAATGACTACTGGGCCAACTCGATCCTGCTGCCCTTCCTGATCTATGCGATCGCGGCCATCGGGCTGAACATCCTCGTCGGCTATTGCGGTCAGGTATCGCTCGGGACGGGCGGGTTCATGGCGGTGGGCGCCTATGCCTGCTACAAGCTGATGACGGCCATGCCCGAGGTCAGCATGTTCGTCCATGTCATCCTCGCCGGCGCAATCACGGCGCTGGTGGGCGTGCTGTTCGGCCTGCCGTCGCTCAGGATCAAGGGGTTCTATCTGGCCGTCGCGACGCTGGCCGCGCAGTTCTTCCTGGTGTGGCTCTTCAACCGGGTGCCGTGGTTCTACAATTATTCCGCCTCGGGCCAGATCAACGCACCCGAGCGCGACACCTTCGGCATCCTCATCACCGGGCCGAACACGGAGGCCTGGGCCACCTATCTCTTCTGCCTCGCCTTCACCATCGCCTCGGCCCTGATCGCGCGCAACCTCACGCGAGGGGCGATGGGGCGGCAGTGGATGGCGATCCGGGACATGGACATCGCCGCCGAGATCATCGGGGTAAGTCCGATGCGCGCGAAACTCACGGCCTTCGCCGTCTCGTCCTTCTTCGTCGGAATATCCGGAGCGCTGTTCTTCTCGGTCTATCTGGGCGCGGTCGAGGTGGGCGAGGCCTTCGGCATCAACAAGTCCTTCCTCGTGCTCTTCATGATCATCATCGGCGGGCTCGGTTCGATCTTCGGCAGCTTCGCGGGGGCGGCGTTCCTTGTCGTGCTGCCCGTGGCGCTGAAGGTGGTGGGATCGGATATCCTGGGTTGGCCCACGGATGTGGTCGCGCACCTGCAGCTGCTGATCGTGGGCGGTCTGATCGTGACCTTCCTCATCGCCGAGCCGCACGGGCTGGCCCAGCTCTGGCGGGTCGCCAAGGAGAAATTGAGACTCTGGCCCTTCCCCTACTGA
- a CDS encoding VOC family protein encodes MAHKQRIGVVCIDCKTEDLTEAVAYWSAMLGMEGEIDERGKYAAFDDHSGRPRVLLQAVDHEPRVHLDIETDDKDAECERLKGLGAKEIARIRTWIVMEAPTGHRFCLVGPQGDDFPGDAKEFG; translated from the coding sequence ATGGCACACAAGCAACGCATCGGCGTGGTCTGCATCGACTGCAAGACAGAGGATCTGACGGAAGCGGTCGCGTACTGGTCCGCCATGCTCGGGATGGAGGGAGAGATCGACGAGCGCGGCAAGTACGCGGCCTTTGACGATCATTCGGGCCGTCCGAGGGTTCTGCTGCAGGCCGTGGATCACGAACCGCGCGTGCATCTCGACATCGAGACCGACGACAAGGACGCGGAATGCGAGCGTCTGAAGGGCCTGGGCGCGAAGGAAATCGCGCGGATCCGGACCTGGATCGTTATGGAAGCGCCGACCGGGCACCGGTTCTGCCTCGTCGGTCCGCAGGGCGACGACTTTCCCGGGGACGCGAAGGAGTTCGGATGA
- a CDS encoding branched-chain amino acid ABC transporter permease — translation MSDQLLFTAEVLLNGLMAGVLYALVALGFVLIYKASGIFNYAQGVMALFAAMTLVGIMDGQVPFSHLINATFGTDLHHFGWHLPALLAIALTIGVMVLLAVAVQQFVFRHLVGQEPIILFMATIGLAYFLEGLGDLMWGSDIKTLDVGIPQGLNETIDRITFDAFGYGFFIDNLDIVASVVAAVLVIALVLFAQYTKQGRAMRAVADDHQAALSVGVSLNFIWILVWSLAGFVALVAGTMWGAKSGVQFSLSLIALKALPVLMLGGFTSIPGAIVGGLIIGVGEKLFEFLIGAPYLGGATENWFAYMLALVFLVFRPQGLFGEKIIERV, via the coding sequence ATGTCCGACCAGCTTCTCTTCACCGCCGAAGTCCTTCTCAACGGGTTGATGGCTGGCGTGCTCTATGCGCTTGTCGCGCTGGGGTTCGTGCTGATCTACAAGGCCTCGGGCATCTTCAACTATGCCCAGGGAGTCATGGCGCTGTTCGCGGCCATGACGCTGGTCGGGATCATGGACGGGCAGGTGCCCTTCTCGCATCTCATCAACGCCACTTTCGGAACCGACCTGCACCACTTCGGCTGGCATCTGCCGGCGCTGCTGGCCATCGCGCTGACCATCGGGGTCATGGTGCTGCTGGCGGTGGCGGTCCAGCAATTCGTGTTCCGCCATCTCGTCGGGCAGGAACCCATCATCCTTTTCATGGCGACCATCGGGCTTGCCTACTTCCTCGAGGGCCTCGGGGATCTGATGTGGGGCTCCGACATCAAGACGCTGGACGTGGGCATCCCGCAGGGCCTGAACGAGACTATCGACCGCATCACCTTCGACGCTTTCGGATACGGCTTCTTCATCGACAACCTGGACATCGTCGCCTCTGTGGTGGCCGCCGTGCTGGTAATCGCGCTGGTGCTCTTTGCGCAGTATACCAAGCAGGGCAGGGCGATGCGCGCCGTCGCCGACGACCATCAGGCGGCGCTGTCGGTGGGTGTGTCGCTCAACTTCATCTGGATCCTGGTCTGGTCGCTCGCCGGTTTCGTCGCGCTGGTGGCCGGGACCATGTGGGGCGCGAAATCCGGCGTGCAGTTCTCGCTGTCGCTGATCGCTCTCAAGGCCTTGCCGGTGCTCATGCTGGGCGGCTTCACCTCGATCCCCGGCGCCATCGTCGGCGGGCTGATCATCGGCGTGGGCGAGAAGCTGTTCGAGTTCCTGATCGGCGCGCCCTATCTCGGCGGGGCGACCGAAAACTGGTTCGCCTACATGCTGGCGCTGGTCTTCCTTGTTTTCCGGCCGCAGGGTCTTTTCGGCGAAAAGATCATCGAGAGGGTATGA
- a CDS encoding ABC transporter ATP-binding protein produces the protein MRDSNESATTTEDGRRIGGVVMEMKNITLRFGGVEAIKDISFDIREGEIRAIIGPNGAGKSSMLNVISGFYVPQEGEVWYRGAIRPPMKPYQVARQGIARTFQNIALFQGMTVLDNVMTGRLTHMKSSLWRQALWKGAAEREEVENRAVAERIIDFLEIQAIRKTPVARLPYGLKKRVELARALAAEPTILLLDEPMAGMNVEEKEDMCRFILDVNDEFGTTIALIEHDMGVVMDLSDRVVVMDYGKKIGDGTPREVRNNPDVIDAYLGVAHD, from the coding sequence ATGCGTGATTCGAACGAGAGCGCGACCACGACCGAGGATGGCCGCCGCATCGGTGGCGTGGTGATGGAGATGAAGAACATCACCCTGCGCTTCGGGGGGGTCGAGGCGATCAAGGATATCTCCTTCGACATTCGCGAGGGAGAGATCCGCGCCATCATCGGACCGAACGGGGCCGGCAAGTCGTCGATGCTGAACGTGATCTCGGGCTTTTACGTCCCGCAGGAGGGCGAGGTCTGGTATCGCGGGGCGATCCGGCCACCGATGAAGCCCTACCAGGTCGCACGGCAGGGCATCGCCCGGACCTTCCAGAACATCGCCCTGTTTCAGGGGATGACCGTGCTCGACAACGTGATGACCGGCCGGCTGACCCACATGAAGTCGAGCCTGTGGCGCCAGGCGCTGTGGAAGGGGGCGGCGGAGCGCGAGGAGGTGGAGAACCGGGCGGTGGCTGAGCGCATCATCGATTTCCTCGAAATCCAGGCCATACGCAAGACGCCGGTGGCGCGTCTGCCCTATGGGTTGAAGAAGCGCGTGGAACTCGCACGCGCGCTTGCGGCCGAGCCGACGATCCTGCTGCTGGACGAGCCGATGGCGGGCATGAACGTCGAGGAGAAAGAGGACATGTGCCGCTTCATCCTCGACGTGAACGACGAGTTCGGCACCACGATCGCCCTGATCGAGCATGACATGGGCGTGGTCATGGACCTGTCGGACCGGGTGGTGGTGATGGATTACGGCAAGAAGATCGGTGACGGGACACCCCGCGAGGTGCGCAACAACCCCGACGTCATCGATGCCTATCTGGGAGTCGCGCATGACTGA